A stretch of the Acyrthosiphon pisum isolate AL4f chromosome A2, pea_aphid_22Mar2018_4r6ur, whole genome shotgun sequence genome encodes the following:
- the LOC103309019 gene encoding uncharacterized protein LOC103309019 has product MKRVYKSGAAKKAERNKKALLAIQSSPHQKKLSFPTLEQVQRVAENSTKMNKNFLFFNKHPIQPIMTTKGKLNFKRIYYKELPNGEVVQRKWISYCIETNCLYCSNCMAYGKPVNFGEKESKFISGYKSDIKLQKCLYRDIVRHENSLFHQNSSCTAVRFQLNKDIECIINRDVMAKRSQEVQNRRQVLERLIDIVIFIGRQGIPYRGKAANSLKNIEVNHGNFLELVMLISKYDTILNQHVKMSITLSEKAKSKKGRGSFITFMSKTFINSNIIIPIGAAIQGTIVKEIKECIKFSIMIDSTQDVSVMDQLAICVRYIFNGVVQERLLNLVVCHNSSGIGLFNLLKEELKKLGLMLNDIVACSFDGAANMKGIYNGLQAHLKSVNPNIVYTHCMGHVLNLVMSECSTDINLAEDLFGLVEQTAVFLSDSHKRMETWTSITSVKHTGHDKLYRLQKNWCN; this is encoded by the exons ATGAAACGTGTATATAAATCTGGGGCCGCAAAAAAGGCAGAAAGAAATAAAAAAGCATTATTAGCGATCCAATCATCCCcacatcaaaaaaaattaagttttcctACACTGGAACAAGTGCAGCGTGTTGCTGAGAATAGTACGAAAA TGAATAAGaatttcttgttttttaataagcatCCTATACAACCTATAATGACTACTAAaggtaaacttaattttaaaagaatttattataaagagTTGCCAAATGGCGAAGTGGTTCAAAGAAAATGGATATCCTACTGTATAGaaacaaattgtttatattgttcTAATTGTATGGCTTATGGAAAGCCAGTTAATTTTGGAGAAAAAGAATCAAAGTTCATAAGTGGGTATAAATctgatattaaattacaaaaatgccTTTATCGTGATATAGTGAGACATGAAAATTCACTATTCCATCAGAATTCATCATGTACTGCAGTccgttttcaattaaataaagatattgaGTGTATTATAAATCGTGATGTCATGGCAAAAAGGTCTCAAGAAGTACAAAATCGAAGACAAGTGCTTGAACGACTAatagatattgttatttttattggtcGTCAAGGCATCCCATATCGAGGTAAAGCAgcaaattctttaaaaaatattgaagtaaaCCATGGTAATTTTTTAGAACTAGTCATGTTAATTTCTAAAtatgatactattttaaatcaacatgttaaaatgtcaataactcTTAGTGAAAAAGCTAAGTCTAAAAAAGGTCGTGGATCTTTTATTACATTCATGTccaaaacttttataaatagtaacatAATTATACCAATTGGAGCAGCAATTCAAGGTACAATTGTTAAAGAAATTAAAGAGTGTATTAAGTTTAGTATAATGATTGATAGCACTCAGGATGTAAGTGTTATGGATCAATTAGCAATATGTGTCCGGTATATTTTCAATGGTGTTGTGCAAGAACGATTATTAAATTTGGTTGTTTGCCATAACTCTAGTGGTATTGGcctttttaacttattaaaagaagaattaaaaaaactagGATTAATGTTAAATGACATTGTTGCATGTTCATTTGATGGCGCCGCCAACATGAAAGGTATTTATAATGGTTTACAGGCCcatttaaaaagtgtaaatcCAAACATTGTGTACACACACTGTATGGGGCATGTATTAAATTTGGTAATGAGTGAATGTAGTACTGACATTAATTTGGCTGAAGACTTATTTGGATTAGTAGAGCAGACGGCTGTTTTTTTATCAGATTCCCACAAACGAATGGAAACTTGGACATCTATTACTAGTGTAAAACATACTGGTCATGATAAACTTTATAGACTCCAAAAAAATTGGTGCAACTAG